The sequence TTTCCATATTCCATTTTCAACATCATCAGTGGATATCAACGTAAAAGGTTCAGGATGTTCACCTCTGTCGTTTATCAAATAAAGAGAATGGAATATTTGCATTACACTATGGGTATCCATTGTTGGACATATCTGAGTAATGACATCTATGTTACGATAAATAAATTCACAAAGTCTTCTATTGTCATCAACTGCTCCTGTACCCGATCTTCCACCAACATATAATTCAAATCCAGGAATGCAAAAGGTATTTTGAACATCTACCGCAATGAGACAAATTTTATAGGTATCATTTAAAGATGGGGTTATATTGTGTTTTTTAGCCCAATCTTCTGCTTTGAACATTAAATCCTGGTAAGGAACTTTCCATATTTTGCTAACTTTTTCAGGATCAAAATGAGGAGGAATTGGTTTTCCATCATATGACACTTTAACCTCCCTATTTGACTATTTTAGATTTCTGCTTAAATTTCTCTTTCAGAGCCTGTTCAACCTCTTTTGGAACAAGATTTCTAACAGAACCACCAAATGAGGCAACTTCCTTGACTATACTTGATGTTAAAAAGCTGTATTCTTCACTCGGCATCATAAATACTGTCTCAATATCTGTGTCGAGTTTTCGGTTCATATGAGCCATCTGAAGTTCATACTCGAAATCAGACACTGCTCTCAACCCTCTTAGTATGGCTATACCTTTCCTTCTCTTTACATAATCGACAAGTAGGCCGTTAAATGTCTCAATTTTTATTCTTTTGAACTTCTTAACAGCAATATCTATCATGTATAGTCTCTCTTTTAGTGAGAAAAGGGGTTGTTTCTTATAACTTGGCGCTACCGCAATAATGACATTATCAAATATTCTCAGAGCCCGTTTTATCAAATCAAGATGTCCATTAGTAATAGGATCAAAAGTTCCAGGATAAATAGCCGTCTTTTTCATAAATTAACCTTTCTGTAAAATGAAAGTATTGTATCACCATATCTATAACTTCTATGTTTTTCTAAATTTCCTATTGTTTCAGGAATTCTTTTTTTATGAAAGTGTTCAACTATAACAAAACCTTCAGTATTCACAAGATCTTTGCTACTGATTAAAGGTAATATTTTATCAATTTCATCTGATTGATAAGGTGGGTCAACAAAAAATATATCAAACATCTCTTGATTAGAAGAGGCTTTTTTTAGGAATTCTTCTGCACTACATTTAATTATCTGCGTTTTACAGATAAATCCTAATTCATGTGCTGTCTTTTTTATAGTATTAACCAGAAATTCATTCTTCTCAACGAAAACCGTTCTTTTTCCTCCTCTCGAAAGAGCCTCAAATCCTACGGTTCCAGTGCCTGCATAGAGGTCTACAAAGGTTGCTCCACTTATTTTATTCTTTATAATATCAAAAAGCGCTTCTCTTACTTTAGAGGATGTAGGTCTCAGTCTTGTTTGGTTCCGGGCATGTAATAAGATTCTTTTTGTAGAGGTGCGTCTCCCTTTGGCAATCCCAGCAGAAATCTTCATTTGCTAATATATTACTATAAGAGAAGATGAGCTTCAAGAATTCAAATAAATTATTGTCTGAAATATAGATTTTCAAATAATTCCATTGGTTTGACAGATCTGCAATCCTTACCATTTATAGGAAGGTATGTAGAATAGACAAGTTGGTTTCCTGAATGATTAATCATGGTTGCAAATGCTTCCCTGCTCTCATCGTATTCAGAATAAACAGGCTCTTTCAACGGAAAGTTTAATGATTTTGTACAACCTGTAACAAATATATTTCCCTCATCATCTGCTTTAATATGAAAGCCAGCATCCCAGTTGCTTCCACCAAGATATGTTGAATAGATAAGAGGATTGCCATACTCATTAGTTTTTACAACGAATGCATCATAATATCCACCTTTCTGAGGCTGAAATGGATTCTTTGTTGAAAAGTTAAGAGATTTGG comes from Nitrospirota bacterium and encodes:
- the coaD gene encoding pantetheine-phosphate adenylyltransferase, which codes for MKKTAIYPGTFDPITNGHLDLIKRALRIFDNVIIAVAPSYKKQPLFSLKERLYMIDIAVKKFKRIKIETFNGLLVDYVKRRKGIAILRGLRAVSDFEYELQMAHMNRKLDTDIETVFMMPSEEYSFLTSSIVKEVASFGGSVRNLVPKEVEQALKEKFKQKSKIVK
- the rsmD gene encoding 16S rRNA (guanine(966)-N(2))-methyltransferase RsmD — its product is MKISAGIAKGRRTSTKRILLHARNQTRLRPTSSKVREALFDIIKNKISGATFVDLYAGTGTVGFEALSRGGKRTVFVEKNEFLVNTIKKTAHELGFICKTQIIKCSAEEFLKKASSNQEMFDIFFVDPPYQSDEIDKILPLISSKDLVNTEGFVIVEHFHKKRIPETIGNLEKHRSYRYGDTILSFYRKVNL